AAAAGTTGAAAGATTGCTTGAAAATATAAAGTGAGAAAGAGCTCTTTCAACAGAGATCTTCAATCTCAAAAGCAGTAGTTATTTGCGCCACAGGATGGTTAATATAATATTACACATTTCTTCTACCAACTAATATAAAGGTTGTGGTTTAATTGGAAAAATCCAAGctggacaataggaaaatttgtctTCGCAATTCAGTAGCATCACCCAAGAATTCTGAGATAACCAACACTTCACTTGAAGCATGCTTACCTGCGACATTTCAGCATTATTTGATGTATGAGGAGCCTTCCCAACTGATTCAATCATTCGTTGTTCTAAAACTCGTATTTGATGCCTCTTCTCATTGATTTCACCCTTCAACTTCTGCATTTGCTCCTGTATTAATCAGTATGAACTTCATAAGCATCGACTATTACCaatcaaatttagaattttgcaAAAGGTGCAGAGTTTATTAATGTAGCTCACTCTAAGCTGTGAATTTTCGGGGCTGCTTGCTGCTTTCTCTGACAGCCTTTTTAGAGAACTAATAGACAACGCAACTTCTCCAGCTAGCATTTTCATCTGCTCCTGGAGAAGATCCATTTGATCTGTAATAGTGGTTCCACTCTGGAAAGTGTATTCAGCTCCCAGTTAATATAATGTTTCAATCAATAAGTTATCCCATAGCATGTGTTTATATGTTTTCCACATAACTCCCCAACACAAGCAAACAAACTATTATCTTCACTGAGTATGAGAGCAAAAAGAACTTATTAGAACTTAAGCAATAGCTTAAAACTATAAGGACCAGAACCAAACTTTGCCAAAAAGAAATATTTCATTAACATTCGAAAATATAAAACATTGGCAAGCTACTTTTAAATACCACAATGTCAGATAGGTCTTTCCCTAGAAAATCTCTAACAATTTTAGATGTACATAATTCTAGCAGTACTATCCATAATCATAGCACAAAATGGTAGAAGGCAGTGAACTCAAGTAAAAGCATGTCTTAGTCAATGCACAAATGCAGAAattctaaaaaaacaaataaaatagaaacGCAAAGTACCAAATATGATCATACAATCCCAATACTTGGCAAATAAGCAAAACACTAAGGGTGAGTTTgaatgggcgattgggtgcggtgcggtgcgtttagcttactttttatctcacgctacagtatctaatctcaccgccaccgctgtttttatactaaccgcaggtaaacgcatcGCCCTAAAACTCACCCTAAGTAATATAAGTTCATTAAATTAAActgtttaaaaaaaatcttaagttCCAGAAGCTTCTTTCCATGTAGCATACTAGCTATCTTGGAATGCTTacatataaaacaaaacaaaagtgaTTGCAGTTCTTACCGGAGGCAAACGACCTCCAACAGTGGCACTAAACAAATCACCAGCTTGAGTTCTTTCTGGAAATGAATCAACAATTGCAGGATCATCTCCTCTCCTGCTAACTGATTTTCTCCGTCCATCTTTCTTATCATTCAATATAACTTTGTCTTGCAAAGATTTTGAACAAGATGCAGGAGACCCACTTGCTGAGCTCCCATTATCAGCACTGGGAGACATTCCAGCCTGATTCTCAGGTTTCTGCAGGGGAAATTTCTCAAACATTATTTGATCTAGTTTAGTTTGTTGAATAAGTATAAAATCAATGAATGTTGGAAAGTTTGAATAATTGAGTTGATAAGATTGAAGCATTTGAAGTATTTTAATCCTTATCTCTGCTCAAGAAACATAGATAAAACAGAATGAAACAGAATAAGTGCATTTTTCAACTCTGATAACCACCTAGTCCATAGATAAAACTCTACCTTCAATCCATGCTAAAGAAGAAATAACAGGAAGTTATATATCAGAACCTACTCTTAGTTTAAACCAGCCAAGCATTCCGCGCCTCCTGTTCCTTTTATAATCTTTAACCAGCTCATCCAGATTTGCAACATCATCCCTTCCTTCAACGGAGAGCTCAGAAGCACAACTTccagcatcatcatcaatcatGTATTCTCTTTTCCTATCTGGCAAATAAGCTAGCTGCATCACCAAATACATCTAACATAAATTTCAGAAAATAATACCCAGGAACTCAAATTGTCAAGTGAACCATACCACTGAAATGATCTACTGCAAAACGCCTCTACTATGAACACTATATCTAAGATTGCAAAATACTGAGGAACTATGGTGCAAAATACTGAGGAATTATGGATCATGTTATTCATGCTCAAAATGAAAGATCACACACCTCATCTTCACCAAAAGAATGCCTCCGTCTATGTCTAGACCTTTCAGGAATGCTTGATGACATGGAATTCTTGGTGGAAACCAATATTAGTTTAGTTAACCGCTGAATTCTTCCCATCAAAGCTGCCTTTGCTTGTTCTTCTTCCTCCAATCGTGACTGCAATTTGACCTGACCAGCTTCCAACTTTGACACCAGAAACAAATGCGTGTTAGATACAAACAAGAAGTGACAGATACCTCAATAAAATTAGCTCTTTTGGTGTTTACAGGGCTAAATTagacaatttttattttaattggatAACATCATGTTAATAGGAATTAAATACTACCAATAATAAGTACACTCCACAATGAGAATGATTCTGTCAAGGCCTTGGCTAAATATCAGCAATTTTTACATTAGATGGAGCCCATAGTAGAAACATCCAGTATAACTATCAAAATTCATCAAGGAACAGTGACAAACCTGAAGCTTTAAATTAACCAAATCATCTTGTGTAGTCGCAGCCGTGTAAGGTCTTTCCGTCATCCCTTGCCTTAGTTGCTCAAGTTCATGCTTTAAAGAGGAAATTTCCTTCTGGTACTTTTTTATAAGCGACTTCTCATCCATAATCTAAAAAGGTAAAGAATATAAAGTACATGGCAGCCCAACAAAGCCTCATCCAACACCACAAACATATAAACAATAAGCCTAGCATTTACCTTATTCTGGGATGCTTTGATTTCTACATGCTTACTTCGATGGGCAAACTTCAATGTGTTGTGTGTTTCTTCGCCGTTGCTAGAGGCAGGTGTCACGGTGCAGATAAGCTGCAACAATGATGAGAATAGAAAGAATATTGATAAATGCTTCAGCAATACAATCATAATGACAATAAAGCAAACAATGGACACCACAGCAACATTATTATCAAAAAAGGGGAAAGTAATAACCAAAGATCTCGCAGAAAATACCAATAATAGCAATACCTAATTCCCTGTGATGATAAATTGAACTTACAGAAATCCGTCCATGGCCACTAAGGGATGACTGCAATAAACGGGTAAGCTTGGAATCTCGGTATGGAATATGAGTTGCTTTTCCATCCGTCAATTTAGAAATTACCTAGAATGAGAGACAATTAATAAGCAAAAAGTCTTGAAACAGATGATCAAATTTGCACCAAGAATATATGCCCAGCTCACAAGTACTAATACAGGCATGGTAAAAGATATGCATGGTTGAACAAAATCTTCAAAATCATGCAATGACGAGTTCAGAAGTCGATCAATTTAGCACGCAGCAATAACTAGCATTAAAGCAAGTGtaaatcaaaatggaaatggaaatggtcaAAAATAGTTCTTGATAAGATTCATAATTACAAGTAAACTGCACAATATATAGATATGTAAGATTAGCATCTTACAGCCAGGGGGAGAAAGGGCAGCAATCATGCAACTAAGTAGAATTGGTTATAACCTAGTCATctaaaagagagagagaagagaagaCCAAAAAGAGAAGTGATTTCATACAGTTCCTAGAGTCAGtaaacttttatttatatatgagCCTTCTTTTCTCCGCAATCCAGTTGTTTCAGCTTTAGAGCTTTCAGATCCAGCAAGATCAATTAAGTTctgcaaaaataaaaagaatccgGTCATATTTATGTATAGATACCAATACCAGGATGTTTGTATTAAAAAAGCATCACAATCAGCTAAGTTCAGTCGATATCCTAACTTCTATCAATGAAATGATTAAGGTAGTTACCAGTTGGGATAGTGTCACATCTTCATCCCCATTCTTCTCTCCACGTGGACTGCTTTCAATAGTCTGATAGTTAACAGAATATTTCAGTAAAGTgagacaagaattaagaaaaaagaaaagaagatgaaCAAACACAAAAACACCTTGATCAGGAAATAACTATTATAGTTCTTAAAAATTTAGGGGCAGGCTCATCAAAGTGATATGATCATTCATGATGATTGATGGTTTTGAAGACTTGAGAATATCAAATTCAAAAAGATTtattcaagaaaataaaaatagaattcgTCTAGAACAACCAcgaaaaaacttatataaaccaTATATCCTCTTTCCTTTTCAAAATAACCAACAAAACACATTAACCTCCATTCTACTCTGTCACATTTGGAACCACAAAAACCAGCCGAGCTAAATCTCTTTATTTCTATAAAAGATGGCAACAAAAAATTTTGCTACTTCTAACTTTATTTAATACAGAATTGTATAATTTAAGACATTCTACTTAAATAAAGGTTTGAGCTTCTAAGACATGagaaattattatgtttttatttaaataaaagattAAGTACCAGGGTGAATATAGTGTGACTCCGACTGCTAAGAAGGTTGAAATTATTAGAACCAACGTGCCTATGTTCTGTTACATCAGAAAAAGATGTTAATGGATAGAGAgtagaaatgagaaaaagaaagagcaAAAATAATCAGGAAACCAtaaaaattgatgattaaaaGAAAGTTCCTACAAAGAAACATAAACAGTGGTATACAAATGAaagcaaaagaaatgaaaatttggCTAATAATTGGCATGTATCAAAGGAGAAATGTTCTGGTATAAAAGTGTACTAGAATACAGAAAGCGAATGTTAGTATACCTTCTCCAGTTGCTATCAAGGAAAGAGCATGAGCAGGAGATAAAACAACTTCTTCTTTGATTCCCTCAACATAAGTTCCCTGCTCAAGTTACACGccacaaattaaaataaaaaatattttaagttctGAGCTGTGATATAGTTTGCATCAGTGTATAAGTTGAAAATAAATCTAACACAAAGCAGAGCATATGCTTGATTAAAGACAGATTCATTAGACaaagaacaagaaaataacaAATTCTACAGAAAATTATGGATGATACAAAAGACATGCATATAAGGAGTGAAAAGTAGAGAAAAGGTAGATCACCTGAGCATCCTCTCTTATCCTTAGGTTCTGACCTATTGGATCAAGTAAATCATTGATAACCTGGTGACCAAATATAGCAAAAGTAAAAGGTTTTGTTAACAGCAACCACCAAGCAAGAAGTCAGAAGAACATTTATGTAAAATGAGCAGCACAAGACATGATGCTCCAGGGAACCATTGAATGCAAAAATCTGAACAATAGGCAGACTAGAATCAATCGATTATGATTACAGCAGAGCTACAGTAAAGATCTTCAGAAAATTATTTACTCTCTTCAATTCACGAATGTGGTCTCTAGTCTAAATGAACTCTTTTATACAGAATAAATAGCATGGTTGATCTAATCATCGATGCCTTACCTGCTTGCACCTTTCCTCCCAAACTAACCTTGTcaagaaataaaagaaactaaaaaagcAAGTAACCATAGTTTAATGCTTACCCTTGGAGTTGCTACATCTAATTTAATAAgcaaaacctaaaataaaataaaataaatttgaatccACATGAAATGATGCTCCAAACTTACTAGATATTATGAAACATATGACAACCTTGACAGTATCCAATTTCAATCCAAATATTTACAACACAGATCAAACACTTATAGCCTGTACCCTGGCTTTAGGGCGTTTGGGCATGATATGAATGAAGCTCCTATTCTGGTTTCACTAAGGGACAAACTAGTGAATAAATGCTTAGGGGAACAACAGTAGTgcgatttcttttttttttaaacttcgaGTGGGTGTCAGAGAAGTCTGTGAAGTAGTTGCTTTTAAGCAACCTTTTCGAACAAGTGAAGAAGAATATTGTCTTTGTTATACCGCTTTAGAGCTAGATGTCCCCAATTGTCTGCAATACAGCCTATATAAGAGAAAGAGTGACATTCTCACCAGCCCAATCACTTTTGACTATCCCAATGTCAAGGGTTCAGCGTCCGGTCATAGTTGATCTGACCTATCTATCCTACTCATTGGGACTTGGTGTGAAATTGAGCAATTAAGcgttggctctaataccacttggCACAAGCCATTAATCTCTTCCCAAAGGACGTGTCCAATAGAACATAATCTTTCATTTCCTACCCAATTTGGGATTAATATCCCCTGCACTAATGGTATCCAGTACCTATTATCATGCTTAAAGCTTACATAAACTTCCTTTCAAACTTGATAGCAACATGAGGAGACAACAATAACATCCTCTACAACACATATAAAGAAAACTTAATTGCCTTATGGCTACATCTCTATGTTTCTTTTACCTCCTAGAAACTCTCAACTAAAAGCCAACCAGCATCAACTCTTACTAGTTTAAAGGAAAACATGTTGACCAAGCCAAGCCAAGCATGATAAATTGAGTGGGGAAAACATAAActtcaaaaaatgaaaataagaccATGACTAACCTCATTGTAAATCTCAAGATATGAAACCCGAAGAAGAAACTCCCGCTCAGGTGTCTAAAATACAAAAGCAAGGTTACTCAATGAAAGGATATCGTCTAAAAACACAATCAATCAAATGGAAGATCAACCAATTACCTCTTGAATGGTGGCAAATACATCCTTAACAGCTAACGGAATAATTCCAGGTGACTTTTGCTCACCCTAAATCAAGAAATAAAGTCAACATTGCACCATAATACTTGAGTAGCAAAAATAGGATAACCATGATACATCAAATGGAAGTCCCCCCCGCCCAAACCACCAACCTCAACGATTCCCCCTATGCTGATATATAATCCTCAACAGTAAGGTACTTCATTTATTACTAAAATTCTATTCTCTGATAAAAGTTAGAATATTAGAATTCATGCATATTCAAGGTATATACACAAGTTATAGAGCTTCcttaaatggtcataatgtttgaTTTACTTTCCAAGAGATGAAATATTCTCATTCAAGTCATTACGCAAGCATCCGACATCCACCTCATTAATCAATCACCAAAATGAAGCTCTATACCTAATACAAATCATTGTCATGTTATATATACAACTTATTGGGCACAAATGAAAGGCGAGAAGTGACAAAATCTCTTGTTCAACACTTACATGCATTGTATGAGTCTTTCCACTACTCGTAACACCATATGCAAAAACTGTGCCTGCATGCATGAGATCAGAGAAATAATTATCATCTAACAATTCATCGCATAGTGAAAATTAGTGTAAAGACAGCCTACTCTCATGTAAACTATGTCACCTTCCAATTTGTACCAAGTTGAGAAACAAAAAAGACTTCATGTTATAACCAAAACCTTCCAAATGAGAGCTAGTGCTATGTTATCGCTTTTTACCACTTCATTGAGAGAGAACTCTTTCTTGTATAATATCAATAAATTCAATTCTTAAAATACCTAAAGCAGTTGAGTTTTGCATATGAAGATTGAACTTTCTTGATTGTACATTGTATAGCAAGTTTAACATTGATATCCagaatttcaatattaaaaatttaacaacACAGAATGTATTAGGTTAATCTTGCAACATAAAGAAAAAAGCCCTTATATTAATCCAGAAGACCATTGCTTCACCTTTAACTGACTTAAGTTAATAACAAAGCAATATTCTAGATAAAAGTACGAGAATTTGGGTCCACCATTCTATCCTCCTTTAATTTTCtgaaaattcaaagaaaatggGCAATTCTTTTTCCTACCATCCTTCTCAAAATTCTTGGCTGTTGGCTTGAAACTGAAACAGATGCAAAACATAGAAGGAAGAATATTACGcttcatcaatttgaaattttaatgagATGGATCCTGTTCAGCAAGATTTATTGTGTATTACCTAACTCTGTTTTCGCTTTTCTCACCAACTTTGGAATTAAAATTCATAGAATTTGATACTATATTACTATAACTTTcatataattaatgttttaatgggTCATTCACATTTAAGATATCCCACCCATATGTTGCAATTGAACAGAAACAGTCATAAAACACTCAACTCATAGAAGACCTCTATCAATATTACTTCGAACTACAGTGAAATTAATAGCTAAGGATAAAGAAAGTTACCATTTATCCCTTGCATGGCACCACTTATAACATGCTGAGCAGCAGCATCATATACATGGCGCGTAGTTGTTGCCGGGCCAAACACTCTGTCTGTAATATACGCATGAAAATCAACTCAGTAAATCAACAACCATGAGAAGTTTCAACAAGAATAAACAAATGTGGTACATATTGAAGCTCAAGAATGCTAACCCCATTAAATTTTCAGAAAACATGAGCCTAATGTATGACATAAACAAAATATAAGGATCTAAGCAGCCAAAAATGCATATTAAACAGTTCATTGTTGATTCACTCAGTGCAGCAATTTTAGTAACGGACTACAAAATGAACCCAATAAGAAAATGAATCAAGAACTTTCTACCAAAGTTTTATTGTtacttcaataaaaattattatcacaCTCAGAAAACCCccaaaaagaagaaaggaaaaacaaaaagcttTACTAACCAAAGCCATAAGCAATAGAAGGATTGAACTCGTTCCTTACTGTAAAGTCCCCTTCTGCATACCACGCTATCTCGTCTCCTTTATTAATTTCCCTCGGACTGATGGAAAACGGAGAAAGCAAATCAAgtataaaaaaaaaagcttccCGACTGTCACCAGCAGCTAGGTAATGGACAAATAGAAGGCAGCCACAGAGAGAGAGTACCTGAGAGGACGGAAACGAACGGTGACAGTAACATTTTCTTTAGACTTGGAAGAGTCGAGGCGTTCAACGACGACAGTGGACGGACTTGGAGCCGGGTTGGGACTAGAGGAAGTAGCTGGAGACGAGGAGAGCCTAGAAGGAGGACGAGACGACGTCGTTGAAGAAGGAGTCGCCGGACGACCGGTCGTTTTCGTGGAAGGCGAGCGAACGGGAGATTTGCGTGAACGGAACGGCGAGATGGAGGAACGATTTGAC
The genomic region above belongs to Gossypium hirsutum isolate 1008001.06 chromosome D05, Gossypium_hirsutum_v2.1, whole genome shotgun sequence and contains:
- the LOC121217845 gene encoding kinesin-like protein KIN-7C, mitochondrial; protein product: MSSRSNRSSISPFRSRKSPVRSPSTKTTGRPATPSSTTSSRPPSRLSSSPATSSSPNPAPSPSTVVVERLDSSKSKENVTVTVRFRPLSPREINKGDEIAWYAEGDFTVRNEFNPSIAYGFDRVFGPATTTRHVYDAAAQHVISGAMQGINGTVFAYGVTSSGKTHTMHGEQKSPGIIPLAVKDVFATIQETPEREFLLRVSYLEIYNEVINDLLDPIGQNLRIREDAQGTYVEGIKEEVVLSPAHALSLIATGEEHRHVGSNNFNLLSSRSHTIFTLTIESSPRGEKNGDEDVTLSQLNLIDLAGSESSKAETTGLRRKEGSYINKSLLTLGTVISKLTDGKATHIPYRDSKLTRLLQSSLSGHGRISLICTVTPASSNGEETHNTLKFAHRSKHVEIKASQNKIMDEKSLIKKYQKEISSLKHELEQLRQGMTERPYTAATTQDDLVNLKLQLEAGQVKLQSRLEEEEQAKAALMGRIQRLTKLILVSTKNSMSSSIPERSRHRRRHSFGEDELAYLPDRKREYMIDDDAGSCASELSVEGRDDVANLDELVKDYKRNRRRGMLGWFKLRKPENQAGMSPSADNGSSASGSPASCSKSLQDKVILNDKKDGRRKSVSRRGDDPAIVDSFPERTQAGDLFSATVGGRLPPSGTTITDQMDLLQEQMKMLAGEVALSISSLKRLSEKAASSPENSQLREQMQKLKGEINEKRHQIRVLEQRMIESVGKAPHTSNNAEMSQALLKLATNLNEKTFELEIKSADNRVLQEQLQVKIAENSEMQETILLLRQQLKNKSSRNPQESADNVAEETCSKEFFEKMKNGIGSCEETYGDDNTPTSVMSLNRVFSQDDSKECDKCTSLNSQVLIQAAEIESLKQEKVKLAEEKDGLEVHSNKLAEEASYAKELAAAAAVELRNLAEEVTRLSYENAKLTGELAAAKEARCRSNCCQRTMHNFRQNNMSGAWPEAHHRKQEDELLIEELQKELSMRNQREAALEAALSERELMEGDLRRRINEAKRHEEHLENELANMWMLVAKMRKLGVNVEDISSSIAQTGERNGPLPSNGHSFKLLKPEEACENLHGMKTYEELRACYQEERRRCEELERLVSRMKGEDISGLDVTCLEELKNFHVEAITKICHAKCANFML